ACCTACCTGCCCGACCCGGAGGACCGCAACGCGGCCTTCGCGGCGGTGGAGAACATCCCCTCCATCCGCGAGAAGGCGCAGTTCTGCTTCCGCTGGATCAACGAGGTCGAGAAGCTCGACTCGCTGCAGACCAAGGCCGACCGCCGCCGCTTCCTGCTCAACCTGATCTGCTTCGCGGCCTGCATCGAGGGCCTGTTCTTCTACGGCGCCTTCGCCTACGTCTACTGGTTCCGCTCGCGCGGCCTGCTGCACGGCCTGGCGACCGGCACCAACTGGGTCTTCCGGGACGAGTCCATGCACATGGACTTCGCCTTCCAGGTGGTCGACACCGTCCGCGAGGAGGAGCCCGACCTCTGGGACGACGAGCTGGCGGCGCAGGTCACCGGGATGCTGGAGGAGGCCGTCGAGGCCGAGCTGCAGTTCGCCCGCGACCTCTGCGGCGACGGCCTGCCCGGCATGAACACCGACTCCATGCGGCAGTACCTGGAGTGCGTCGCCGACCAGCGGCTCGCCCGCCTCGGCCTGCCGATCCGCTACGGCTCGGAGAACCCCTTCGGCTTCATGGAGCTGCAGGGCGTCCAGGAGCTGACCAACTTCTTCGAGCGCCGGGTCTCCGCCTACCAGGTCGCCGTCGAGGGCACGGTCTCCTTCGACGACGACTTCTAGCGCCGGCGCGGTACCCCGCAGCGACCCGTCCGGCCCCGCGGCCGGGCGGGTCGCTGCCGTCCGCAGCGCGAAACCCCCTTGCGCCGGAAGCGGTTCGCCTGTGCAGGATGCCGAGCATGCCGACCATTTCGCTGCCCCGCCAACACACCCGCACCCGCCGGTTCACCCTCGGCCGGCCGACGCACCTCACTCTCGCTCCGGACGGCGACACCCTGTTCTTCCTGCGCAGCCGGTCCGGCGACGACCCGGCCGGCTGCCTGTGGGCGCAGGACCTCACCGCTCCGGAGGGCACCCCGCCCGAGCAGCGCGAGCGGCTGCTCGCCGACCCCGCCGCGCTGGTGGCCGACGCGTCCGAGGAGCTGTCGGAGGAGGAGCTGACCCGGCGCGAGCGGGCCCGCACCCAGGGCACCGGAATCGTCGACTACGCCACCGACGCCGCCGCCCGGCTCGCCGTCTTCGCCCTCTCCGGCGGGCTGTGGACGGTCGACACCGCCACCGGCCGGGCCCGGCTGCTGCCGACCGGCGGCGCGGTGGTCGACCCGCGCCCCGACCCGACCGGCCGCCGGATCGCCTACGCCGCCGACGGCGCCCTCCGGGTCATCGACGCGGACGGCGGCAACGACCGCGCCGTCGCCTCCCCCGACGGGCCCGACGTCGTCCTCGGCCTCGCCGAGCACGTGGCCGCCGAGTCGATGGGCCGTCACCGCGGCTACTGGTGGTCACCCGACGGCGAGCGGCTGCTGGTCGCCCGGGTGGACCAGAGCGCCGTGCAGACCTGGTACATCTCGGACCCGTCCGAGCCGGCCAAGCCGCCGCGCACCGTCCGCTACCCGGCCGCGGGCACGGCCAATGCCGAGGTCACCCTGTGGATCGCCGAGCTGGACGGCGAGTTGGACGGCGAGCTGACCGCCGTCCAGTGGGACCGGGCCGCGTTCGAGTACCTGACCGAGGCCGGCTGGGACGCCCACGGCCCCTTCGCCGCCGTCCAGAGCCGGGACCAGCGCACGGTCCTGGTCCTCGGCATCGACCCGGCGGACGGCCGGACCTCACTGCTGGCCGAGCAGCACGACGACTGCTGGGTGCAGCTCGTGGCCGGACTGCCCGCGCGCACCGGCTCCGGCGCCCTGCTCACCCACGCCGACCTGGACGGCGTCCGCCGGCTCGCGGTGGACGGCAGCCCGGTCGGCCCGGCCGGGGTCAACCTGCGCGAGCTGCTGGCGGCGGACGGCGAGGAACTGCTCTTCCTCGGCTCCCCC
The Streptacidiphilus albus JL83 genome window above contains:
- a CDS encoding ribonucleotide-diphosphate reductase subunit beta: MTTPSVPAEEKRLLDPGFELTLRPMRYPDFYEHYRNAIKNTWTVEEVDLASDVADLAKLTAEERHLLGRLVAFFATGDSIVSNNLVLTLYKHINSPEARLYLSRQLFEEAVHVQFYLTLLDTYLPDPEDRNAAFAAVENIPSIREKAQFCFRWINEVEKLDSLQTKADRRRFLLNLICFAACIEGLFFYGAFAYVYWFRSRGLLHGLATGTNWVFRDESMHMDFAFQVVDTVREEEPDLWDDELAAQVTGMLEEAVEAELQFARDLCGDGLPGMNTDSMRQYLECVADQRLARLGLPIRYGSENPFGFMELQGVQELTNFFERRVSAYQVAVEGTVSFDDDF
- a CDS encoding S9 family peptidase — encoded protein: MPTISLPRQHTRTRRFTLGRPTHLTLAPDGDTLFFLRSRSGDDPAGCLWAQDLTAPEGTPPEQRERLLADPAALVADASEELSEEELTRRERARTQGTGIVDYATDAAARLAVFALSGGLWTVDTATGRARLLPTGGAVVDPRPDPTGRRIAYAADGALRVIDADGGNDRAVASPDGPDVVLGLAEHVAAESMGRHRGYWWSPDGERLLVARVDQSAVQTWYISDPSEPAKPPRTVRYPAAGTANAEVTLWIAELDGELDGELTAVQWDRAAFEYLTEAGWDAHGPFAAVQSRDQRTVLVLGIDPADGRTSLLAEQHDDCWVQLVAGLPARTGSGALLTHADLDGVRRLAVDGSPVGPAGVNLRELLAADGEELLFLGSPTDDPTVIQLWRHRPDRGAECLTPEPGVHTGTARAGTLVLTSRFPDRPDSDTRVLRGPDATPVTVRSLAQTPQLALRQVRLATGPRRLRSQLFLPSWHRPGQGRLPVLLDPYSGPAVQKVTADQSAHSFLSQWFAEQGFAVLVTDGRGTPGRGPAWEREIYGDPYTLVLEDQVAALHSAARRHQELDLTRVGIRGWSYSGSLAALAVLRRPDVFHTAVAGAAVADQRLYDTHWRERFLGHPEEHPDRYDQASLLREAPNLTRPLLLIHGLADDNVFPANTLRLSAALLAAGRQHEVLPLTGVTHMSTDESVMENLLLHQLAFLRRTLGLKPAEDRSARG